A window of Salvelinus sp. IW2-2015 unplaced genomic scaffold, ASM291031v2 Un_scaffold2251, whole genome shotgun sequence genomic DNA:
gggtagccatttgattagctgttcaggagtcttatggcttgggggtagaagctgtttagaagccgagagaacagtctatgactacagtggctggagtctttgacattttttagggccttcctctgacaccgcctggtatagatgtcctggatggcaggaaccttggccacggtgatgtactgggccgtacgcactaccctctgtagtgccttacggtcggtggctgagcagatgccataccaggcagtgatgcaacccggaTCAGGATGCgctagatggtgcagctgtaaaatctttttagtctccttaGGAGGaagaggttttgtcgtgccctcttcacgactgtctttgtttgcttggaccatgttagtttgttggtgatgtggacgccaaggaacttgaatctctcaacctgctccactacagccccgtcgatgagaatgggggcgtgctcggttctccttttcctgtagtccacaatcatctcctttgtcttgatcacgttgagggcgaggttgttgatcacgttgagggagaggttgttgatcacgttgagggcgaggttgttgatcacgttgagggagaggttgttgatcacgttgagggagaggttgttgtccttgcaccacacgatCAGGTctcctgacctcctccatataggctgtctcattgttgtcggtgatcaggcctaccactgttgagtcatcagcaaacttaatgatgaggttggagtcgtgcctggccgtgcattcatgagtgaacagggagtacaggaggggactgaacacgcacccctgaggagcccctgtgttgaggatcatcgtggcagatgtgttaATTCCTAcaattaccacctgggggcgtcccgtcaggaagtccagttgcagagggaggtgtttagtcccagggtccttcatCTTCTGCTCGGTATTTCATACAGGCCACTGTAACCACTGCACGCTTCAGTCAGACACACAATGTGGCATCAGTGAGAACCTGTAGCTAGGGCCACTGAACGAACAGAGACATATTCTGACAAGTGCTTTTAAAGTTCTTGGAAACTGGTGGGTacgcacgaacgcacgcacgcgcacacgcacacacacggtcCGGGTCACATATTATGTCTTGTGCTTAACATGCACAATGGAACCCATGCCATTCATCAGTGTCAATGTTAATGTACTGTAGTGTAACCATTACACAGTGTCCCCTCCCTCTGACTGCCACCCTAcaccccttctcgctctctccctcccgccctccctctctccctcgctctctcctttaTAACCCATCACTCCCATCTCACcattctcactctttctttcggTCTTTTACGGGACTGGACACACATTTGTTTTCTTAACAAGGGGAAGCAACCAAGGGACAAACAGCAGAGAGGAAAAATGCTTTTTTACATATTTACCTACCAAACTTTTAGGGTCTTTTTTGGATGTTGAGTTTCCCTCACTTTTGTCCTTTGTGTTATAATATtagtctctttctcattctcaaaaattttatagagagagagaaatagagagagagatagatagagagacgggaaacagacaaacaaaaagtGTCATAATTTTGATCACTGTCTGCCAAATCATTCTAAAAAGTCATTTGATTTGGTCCAGAACGATACTATTTGgatttgacaatttttattttcCTAACTGAGTTTGTTTAGACGTGTACCTGGATAACCTGACATGACAATACCTTCCTATAGGCATGTCTCTGCTATCACAGAGGTGCAAATTGTTCATCTATAAGATTGATACCGTTCACTAagaaatttgatttcattttcaatctgGTCAGACACATTTCCAAAGAGAAAAACTACTGGACAGTGCTGGACATGAACTGGTAAGAACCCACGTTTATTACTAAGCTGTACTCACCCAGAGAACTTGTTATGTATTATACATAGCATTTTTCAAAGAAAATGAAATAGCTCCCTCATCTACAGTCTTGATCACAGACCTGATGGTTGTGAATAAGTtgtaagagggagagatgagCTTCTCCGACAGAACACATTACTTAACTAACCAGGTCGTCCTTCTCCTATCTGCAGATATGAGGGGATCATCCCCAAGCTCGGAACCAGAAACATAGAACTAACTGACACACTGACGGACAACGAGGCATAACCGTGGAAACGGGCAGACTGCCGCCCAAGTACACTCACTGACCCacggagacggacagacagacagtctgatGCCAACTGTCTCYKCTGTCAATCTCACGGCACAACTCCTCCTGCTGTTGCTATGGGCAACCCACCCGACCATGGCAACCAACTGGCTGTAAGTCTGGCGTcctgtgagggagagaaagagagagtttgtTTGTCATGCTATAACTTTTAAAAGATGGTGACGTGCCTCTAAATCTCTTTCTGTCGCTCCCCTTtcactctttgtctctcccttgcTGACCttttctctcttgtcctctctctccctcccttcactctgtcttctctTTGTTTGTCATGCTATAACTTTTAAAAGATGGTGACGTGCCTCTAAATCTCTTTCTGTCGCTCCCCTTtcactctttgtctctcccttgcTGACCttttctctcttgtcctctctctcNNNNNNNNNNNNNNNNNNNNNNNNNNNNNNNNNNNNNNNNNNNNNNNNNNNNNNNNNNNNNNNNNNNNNNNNNNNNNNNNNNNNNNNNNNNNNNNNNNNNNNNNNNNNNNNNNNNNNNNNNNNNNNNNNNNNNNNNNNNNNNNNNNNNNNNNNNNNNNNNNNNNNNNNNNNNNNNNNNNNNNNNNNNNNNNNNNNNNNNNNNNNNNNNNNNNNNNNNNNNNNNNNNNNNNNNNNNNNNNNNNNNNNNNNNNNNNNNNNNNNNNNNNNNNNNNNNNNNNNNNNNNNNNNNNNNNNNNNNNNNNNNNNNNNNNNNNNNNNNNNNNNNNNNNNNNNNNNNNNNNNNNNNNNNNNNNNNNNNNNNNNNNNNNNNNNNNNNNNNNNNNNNNNNNNNNNNNNNNNNNNNNNNNNNNNNNNNNNNNNNNNNNNNNNNNNNNNNNNNNNNNNNNNNNNNNNNNNNNNNNNNNNNNNNNNNNNNNNNNNNNNNNNNNNNNNNNNNNNNNNNNNNNNNNNNNNNNNNNNNNNNNNNNNNNNNNNNNNNNNNNNNNNNNNNNNNNNNNNNNNNNNNNNNNNNNNNNNNNNNNNNNNNNNNNNNNNNNNNNNNNNNNNNNNNNNNNNNNNNNNNNNNNNNNNNNNNNNNNNNNNNNNNNNNNNNNNNNNNNNNNNNNNNNNNNNNNNNNNNNNNNNNNNNNNNNNNNNNNNNNNNNNNNNNNNNNNNNNNNNNNNNNNNNNNNNNNNNNNNNNNNNNNNNNNNNNNNNNNNNNNNNNNNNNNNNNNNNNNNNNNNNNNNNNNNNNNNNNNNNNNNNNNNNNNNNNNNNNNNNNNNNNNNNNNNNNNNNNNNNNNNNNNNNNNNNNNNNNNNNNNNNNNNNNNNNNNNNNNNNNNNNNNNNNNNNNNNNNNNNNNNNNNNNNNNNNNNNNNNNNNNNNNNNNNNNNNNNNNNNNNNNNNNNNNNNNNNNNNNNNNNNNNNNNNNNNNNNNNNNNNNNNNNNNNNNNNNNNNNNNNNNNNNNNNNNNNNNNNNNNNNNNNNNNNNNNNNNNNNNNNNNNNNNNNNNNNNNNNNNNNNNNNNNNNNNNNNNNNNNNNNNNNNNNNNNNNNNNNNNNNNNNNNNNNNNNNNNNNNNNNNNNNNNNNNNNNNNNNNNNNNNNNNNNNNNNNNNNNNNNNNNNNNNNNNNNNNNNNNNNNNNNNNNNNNNNNNNNNNNNNNNNNNNNNNNNNNNNNNNNNNNNNNNNNNNNNNNNNNNNNNNNNNNNNNNNNNNNNNNNNNNNNNNNNNNNNNNNNNNNNNNNNNNNNNNNNNNNNNNNNNNNNNNNNNNNNNNNNNNNNNNNNNNNNNNNNNNNNNNNNNNNNNNNNNNNNNNNNNNNNNNNNNNNNNNNNNNNNNNNNNNNNNNNNNNNNNNNNNNNNNNNNNNNNNNNNNNNNNNNNNNNNNNNNNNNNNNNNNNNNNNNNNNNNNNNNNNNNNNNNNNNNNNNNNNNNNNNNNNNNNNNNNNNNNNNNNNNNNNNNNNNNNNNNNNNNNNNNNNNNNNNNNNNNNNNNNNNNNNNNNNNNNNNNNNNNNNNNNNNNNNNNNNNNNNNNNNNNNNNNNNNNNNNNNNNNNNNNNNNNNNNNNNNNNNNNNNNNNNNNNNNNNNNNNNNNNNNNNNNNNNNNNNNNNNNNNNNNNNNNNNNNNNNNNNNNNNNNNNNNNNNNNNNNNNNNNNNNNNNNNNNNNNNNNNNNNNNNNNNNNNNNNNNNNNNNNNNNNNNNNNNNNNNNNNNNNNNNNNNNNNNNNNNNNNNNNNNNNNNNNNNNNNNNNNNNNNNNNNNNNNNNNNNNNNNNNNNNNNNNNNNNNNNNNNNNNNNNNNNNNNNNNNNNNNNNNNNNNNNNNNNNNNNNNNNNNNNNNNNNNNNNNNNNNNNNNNNNNNNNNNNNNNNNNNNNNNNNNNNNNNNNNNNNNNNNNNNNNNNNNNNNNNNNNNNNNNNNNNNNNNNNNNNNNNNNNNNNNNNNNNNNNNNNNNNNNNNNNNNNNNNNNNNNNNNNNNNNNNNNNNNNNNNNNNNNNNNNNNNNNNNNNNNNNNNNNNNNNNNNNNNNNNNNNNNNNNNNNNNNNNNNNNNNNNNNNNNNNNNNNNNNNNNNNNNNNNNNNNNNNNNNNNNNNNNNNNNNNNNNNNNNNNNNNNNNNNNNNNNNNNNNNNNNNNNNNNNNNNNNNNNNNNNNNNNNNNNNNNNNNNNNNNNNNNNNNNNNNNNNNNNNNNNNNNNNNNNNNNNNNNNNNNNNNNNNNNNNNNNNNNNNNNNNNNNNNNNNNNNNNNNNNNNNNNNNNNNNNNNNNNNNNNNNNNNNNNNNNNNNNNNNNNNNNNNNNNNNNNNNNNNNNNNNNNNNNNNNNNNNNNNNNNNNNNNNNNNNNNNNNNNNGCAGAACTGTCATCGGTTGTGTTACAAAAGTAGTAAAGTCCATGTGGAAGAGTTTTTTTAAGATCagccatttgtatttattattattatggatcatcttcttcttcctctttaaCCAGCATCATTAACACCCCCCTCATCTGTACTCAGTAAAGTATTAAACAATTGCACCAGTTTGACCAAAGTTTACTCTCCTCAGCACCTATGTAAAATGTCTATCTGCCTGTCTATATGAACCCCGAACCCTTGGTCTCATTGGCTTGGCTGTTGGTCGGATCAGTGCCAGCACCAGTTTCGTAATCGGCGTTGGAACTGCTCCACCACCCCGCGTGGAGTCAACGTGTTCGGTAGAGTCATGAGCCAAGGTGAGGACAGCAGGGCCTCTCTAGTTCACAGTGGAACTCTGTGGTTGTACCACAGTCATTAACATGCTGGTAACATGCTGGCCGTTGATTCCACATGGCTGAAATCAGAAGGACCAAGGACATGTGATGACATGGTAAATTAGTCAATTGCTGTCTTGAACTCTTCTATAAACCAGGCACGCGTGAGGCAGCTTTTGTGCACGCCCTGTCCTCGGCGGCGGTGGCGGTTGCAGTAACGCGAGGCTGCAGCCGGGGGGAGCTAGAGCGGTGTGGCTGCGACAGGAAGGTCAGAGGGGTCAGTCCCGAGGGTGAGTCTGGGGTGTGGGCCTCTGATCCTCTGTCTACGCTTGTGTCTAGACAYCGGTCWatatgtctgtctctcttgctgtctGTCAGTTAAACTTTGTCTCTATTGTCTTGAAATACATAATTGGAAAATGTGCAGATGCTATCAACATCTTTCTTTCTKTCCCGCAGGTTTCCAGTGGTCTGGGTGCAGTGATAACCTTTCCTATGGTGTGGCCTTCTCCCAGACCTTCGTGGATGAGACGGAGCGTGCCAAGGGGATGTCRGCAGGGCGACCCCTCATGAATGTCCATAACMACGAGGCTGGACGGAAGGTTGGTGGCGGTGGGGCACTCTGMTGACATCATCAATCTTCACTTCTATCATCTTTTTTCYTCGTTTCCTTTGACTTCCTGATCGTTCTTTTACATTCCTCCATCCCCAGGCTATCCTCCATAACATGCAGGTGGAGTGTAAGTGYCATGGTGTCTCGGGATCCTGTGAGCTGAGGACYTGCTGGAAAGTCATGCCCCCATTTCGGCGCGTCGGCGCCGTGCTGAAGGAACGCTTTGATGGAGCCACAGAGGTACAGACAAATATTTGGGATATCATCTTCATTATTCATTTAATAGGTGACAAACCATTGGAAATTAGTGTTTTTTACTGCTTCCAGTCTTTTCAAAATCTCTAACATTCAACAAATACCCCCACTCACCCAGGTGCGTCTGTCCCGTATCGGCTCCAGGACAGCCCTGCTGCCCCGGGACCCCCAGGTCAAACCTCCCGCCGCCAGGGACCTGGTGTACCTCGCTGTCTCGCCAGACTTCTGCCGTCTCGACCCCAACAATGGGATCCCCGGGACGGCCGGCCGACGCTGTAACGGTGAGATTCAGTCACATCAGCAGCACTGGGATAAAGCATTTACGTTTTATTAGGTGATCAGGCTGTTTTGTATGTTCACATCCTTATTTCCTTTCCTCTACCTCGTCACCATCCTCCCCTCCCAGGCACCTCCCGGCTGGCCCCAGATGGCTGTGAGCTGGTGTGTTGTGKGCCAGGGTACCGGGCAGGCCGGGCYGAGRTGGTGCAGCGCTGCTCCTGTAAGTTCTCCTGGTGCTGCTCGGTCCGCTGCCAGCAGTGCAAGAACACAGTGATGATCCACACCTGCCGAGAGTGAACCCAGTCTACGCAGAACCCAGAGCACTGAGAAGACACACAAGAACCTTACACCTGTCCAGACACTCTAGAACACAGCCCAGACACAACACTGTCCAGACACTCTAGAACACAACACTACCCAGACACTCTAAAACACAACACTACCCAGACATTCTGGAACACTACAATGaccagaccagtggaggctgctgaggggaggacggttcataataatggctggaccgaagtaaatggaatggcatgtgtttgatgtattttatactagtccacttattccgctccagccattaccacgagcctgtcctccccaattcaggtgccaccaacctcctgtggaccAGACACTCTAGAACCAGGGTTCCCAACCTAGGAGGCGCCAATGTTTCTTTGGGGGGGACAGGACCTTCCTTGACCTAaggggtaattatttattttttgtttacacCTAAAACAACGCATAAATCTGTGATGCTTTAGGCTAGAAACAAGGGGTAAAATTCCCGAGGAAGATGCGACTCTGGGAATATCTTTAGTTTGTCTCTATGACATTCAGAATCTGAGTTATGACCTAAAGTCAAGGAGTCAAAGAAAttggactttgcttgggaagtaatcttatACAATGTGTGACTCTSTYGCTATSAATTgatctattcactttctgtaaaWKAKAATAKSTATAATTAAAWTKRRGKTYRWWWWMMWTTTWAAWAAAACATATTTGGTAGCGGAATAACATTKTGGAAAATCGGGTCAAGRCTTTATTTTCCTTATSYATTATTATTATAAYCATTAAAKAGCCTACCTAAAATCCTAGGTCCCTGAAATTAAACAAAGTTACATTTTTCAAATGTGAAAAGTGGGGCCCTGGGGGAAAGGTTGGGAACCGCTGCTGTAGAACACTGTCCAGACATTGTAGAACAACACTTTGATAACATGTTCTACAAAACTGACCTGACATACACTTTAAGACTCTGGCAAGAACCGTGTGGATAGTATAAGCCAGTGCATTATGAGAGTGAGGACCTACGCATGACAGAAACCTCTGCAAGGGAAGGCAGAAAGGGTGGAATGACCTCTCCCATTACCTCTAATGCCAGAAAGTAGAGAGATATACTAACAAGCATGGAAGGAAGGAAACTCACTGCATAGAGCAATATTCACACTCCCATGGAACATATTACACTCATGATGTACTCTTTCAACCTAAAAGGAACTATAACGCAGCATTGCAAGTCAGCATCCTTCACTGTGTAGGTGATTGTCTAGATCATAATGGCACA
This region includes:
- the LOC112073398 gene encoding protein Wnt-4-like yields the protein MSQGTREAAFVHALSSAAVAVAVTRGCSRGELERCGCDRKVRGVSPEGFQWSGCSDNLSYGVAFSQTFVDETERAKGMSAGRPLMNVHNXEAGRKAILHNMQVECKCHGVSGSCELRTCWKVMPPFRRVGAVLKERFDGATEVRLSRIGSRTALLPRDPQVKPPAARDLVYLAVSPDFCRLDPNNGIPGTAGRRCNGTSRLAPDGCELVCCXPGYRAGRAEXVQRCSCKFSWCCSVRCQQCKNTVMIHTCRE